A genomic stretch from Pseudoliparis swirei isolate HS2019 ecotype Mariana Trench chromosome 18, NWPU_hadal_v1, whole genome shotgun sequence includes:
- the pcif1 gene encoding mRNA (2'-O-methyladenosine-N(6)-)-methyltransferase isoform X2, which yields MSNDSQVSVKGEVAIMPSPSGSASSQEPPLSPSTASKPPELPDELVQAGWSKCWSRRENRPYYFNRFTNQSLWEVPALGQHDVISLSLSLCLSLCLSLSLSLCLSLCLSLCLSLSLSLSVCLSVCLSVCLQSDPLGLNAPSADGGDSNGQRKRRMSEEQGAGPNSIKRVKAEPTTPISPSTPGAKPWNSAPEDKPAQAATPTTPSPAPASAPAPAVYRPAVIYWDLDAQTNAVIREHPPTNHLPPHPEIELQRAQLVTKLRQHYHELCHQREGIDPPRESFNRWLLERKVIDKGHDPLLPSDCEPVISPSMFREIMNDIPIRLSRIKYKEEARKLLFKYAEAAKKMIDSRNASPESRKLVKWNAEDTMSWLRRDHSASKEDYMDRLEHLRLQCGPHLTAVAKDSVEGICSKIYQLSAEYSRRLRQTHLSLLQDPPTGTHTHTHTHKLESPPGPPHRYTHTHTHTHLSLLQDPPTEASASPQQSRLVYCYPVRLALPSPPLPRVELHFENDVACLRFRGEMVKVNRGHFSKLELLYRYSCIDDPRFEKFLSRVWCLLKRYQVMFGSGANEGTGLQGALPVPVFEALIRQFGVSFECFASPLNCYFKQFGSAFPDTDGFFGSRGPFLSFCPVSGSFEANPPFCEELMDTMVTHFQALLEKSSEPLSFIVFVPEWRDPVTPALTRMEASRFLRHQLNIPAFEHEYRSGSQHICKREEMYYRAVHGTAVLFLQNDAGFAKWAPTAERLAELMVAYRPSTARPSPSPAPITPGDKDSAPKAADRTQGEVLSPGGHDDNNNSNTTNDSGNNNNNNNSSSAGSTSSSSSSSTSPQEKMANV from the exons ATGTCCAATGACAGCCAGGTATCCGTGAAAGGGGAGGTGGCCATCATGCCGTCTCCCTctggctccgcctcttctcaAGAACCGCCCCTTTCTCCGTCCACCGCCTCTAAACCACCTGAGCTCCCAG ATGAACTGGTCCAGGCCGGCTGGTCTAAGTGCTGGTCTCGGAGGGAGAACCGGCCCTATTATTTCAACAGATTCACCAATCAGAGCCTGTGGGAGGTGCCAGCGCTCggtcagcatgatgtcatc tctctctctctctctctctgtctgtctctctgtctgtctctctctctgtctctctgtctgtctctctgtctctctctctgtctctctctgtctctctctctgtctgtctgtctctctgtctgtctgtcggtctGTCTGCAGTCTGATCCCTTAGGTCTGAACGCGCCTTCAGCAGACGGCGGAGACAGTAACggtcagaggaagaggaggatgtctgaggagcagggggcggggcctaacaGCATCAAGAGAGTCAAG GCGGAGCCCACCACCCCCATCTCTCCCAGCACCCCCGGGGCCAAACCCTGGAACTCCGCCCCCGAGGACAAACCGGCCCAAGCGGCGACGCCCACAACTCCAAGTCCCGCTCCCGCCTCTGCCCCCGCCCCCGCCGTATACAGGCCAGCTGT tatcTACTGGGACCTGGACGCCCAGACCAACGCGGTGATCCGAGAGCATCCTCCCACCAACCACCTGCCCCCCCACCCGGAGATCGAGCTGCAGAGAGCTCAGCTGGTCACCAAGCTCCGGCAGCACTACCACGAGCTGTGTCACCAGAGAGAAG GCATCGACCCGCCCCGGGAGTCCTTCAACCGCTGGCTGCTGGAGAGGAAGGTGATCgacaaaggtcacgaccccttGCTTCCGAGCGACTGCGAGCCCGTCATCTCCCCGTCCATGTTCAGAGAGATCATGAACGACATTCCCATCAG GTTGTCGCGCATCAAGTACAAAGAGGAGGCCCGTAAACTGCTGTTTAAATATGCCGAAGCCGCCAAGAAGATGATCGACTCCAG GAATGCGAGTCCGGAGAGCCGGAAGCTGGTGAAGTGGAACGCTGAAGACACCATGAGCTGGCTGCGCAGAGATCACTCTGCCAGCAAAGAGGACTAcatg gaccgTCTGGAGCACCTGAGGCTCCAGTGTGGTCCTCACCTCACCGCCGTGGCCAAAGACTCTGTGGAGGGGATCTGCTCCAAGATCTACCAGCTGTCTGCCGAGTACAGCCGTCGGTTGAGACAGACACACCTGAGTCTACTCCAGGACCcccccacaggtacacacacacacacacacacacacaaacttgagTCTCCTCCAGGACCcccccacaggtacacacacacacacacacacacacacctgagtctccTCCAGGACCcccccacag aggccaGTGCGTCCCCCCAGCAGTCCCGGCTGGTCTACTGTTACCCGGTGCGTCTGGCCCTCCCCTcgccgcccctcccccgcgtGGAGCTGCACTTTGAGAACGACGTGGCGTGCCTCCGCTTCAGAGGAGAGATGGTCAAGGTCAACAGAGGTCACTTCAGCAAACTG gAGCTGTTGTACAGGTACAGCTGTATAGACGACCCTCGCTTCGAGAAGTTCCTCTCCAGAGTCTGGTGCCTCCTCAAGAGATACCAG gtgatgTTTGGCAGCGGCGCTAACGAGGGCAccggcctgcagggggcgctgccGGTGCCGGTGTTCGAGGCGTTGATCCGACAGTTCGGCGTTTCCTTCGAGTGTTTCGCCTCGCCGCTCAACTGCTACTTCAAACAGTTTGGCTCCGCCTTCCCAGACACCGACGGCTTCTTCGGCTCCAGAGG accgttCCTGTCTTTCTGTCCAGTCAGCGGCTCGTTTGAGGCCAACCCTCCGTTCTGTGAAGAGCTGATGGACACCATGGTGACGCACTTTCAG GCGCTTTTGGAGAAGTCCTCCGAGCCGCTGTCCTTCATCGTCTTCGTCCCCGAGTggcgtgaccccgtgaccccggcGCTGACCCGCATGGAGGCGAGCCGGTTCCTCCGTCACCAGCTGAACATCCCGGCCTTCGAACACGAGTATCGCTCCGGGAGCCAGCACATCTGCAAGAG AGAGGAGATGTACTACCGGGCGGTCCACGGCACCGCGGTGCTCTTCCTTCAGAACGACGCCGGTTTCGCGAAGTGGGCGCCGACGGCGGAGCGTCTGGCCGAGCTGATGGTGGCGTACCGCCCCTCCACCGCCCGCCCCTCCCCCAGCCCCGCCCCCATTACCCCCGGAGACAAAGACTCCGCCCCCAAGGCGGCTGACAGGACGCAGGGCGAGGTGCTGTCACCTGGTGGCCATGACgataacaacaacagcaacaccaCCAACGACagcggcaacaacaacaacaacaacaacagcagcagtgcTGGTAGTAcgagtagcagcagcagtagcagcaccagtCCTCAAGAAAAGATGGCCAACGTCTaa
- the pcif1 gene encoding mRNA (2'-O-methyladenosine-N(6)-)-methyltransferase isoform X4: MSNDSQVSVKGEVAIMPSPSGSASSQEPPLSPSTASKPPELPDELVQAGWSKCWSRRENRPYYFNRFTNQSLWEVPALGQHDVISDPLGLNAPSADGGDSNGQRKRRMSEEQGAGPNSIKRVKAEPTTPISPSTPGAKPWNSAPEDKPAQAATPTTPSPAPASAPAPAVYRPAVIYWDLDAQTNAVIREHPPTNHLPPHPEIELQRAQLVTKLRQHYHELCHQREGIDPPRESFNRWLLERKVIDKGHDPLLPSDCEPVISPSMFREIMNDIPIRLSRIKYKEEARKLLFKYAEAAKKMIDSRNASPESRKLVKWNAEDTMSWLRRDHSASKEDYMDRLEHLRLQCGPHLTAVAKDSVEGICSKIYQLSAEYSRRLRQTHLSLLQDPPTGTHTHTHTHKLESPPGPPHRYTHTHTHTHLSLLQDPPTEASASPQQSRLVYCYPVRLALPSPPLPRVELHFENDVACLRFRGEMVKVNRGHFSKLELLYRYSCIDDPRFEKFLSRVWCLLKRYQVMFGSGANEGTGLQGALPVPVFEALIRQFGVSFECFASPLNCYFKQFGSAFPDTDGFFGSRGPFLSFCPVSGSFEANPPFCEELMDTMVTHFQALLEKSSEPLSFIVFVPEWRDPVTPALTRMEASRFLRHQLNIPAFEHEYRSGSQHICKRYRRRAPAVPVSVPACELCVLCVLVCTSREEMYYRAVHGTAVLFLQNDAGFAKWAPTAERLAELMVAYRPSTARPSPSPAPITPGDKDSAPKAADRTQGEVLSPGGHDDNNNSNTTNDSGNNNNNNNSSSAGSTSSSSSSSTSPQEKMANV; encoded by the exons ATGTCCAATGACAGCCAGGTATCCGTGAAAGGGGAGGTGGCCATCATGCCGTCTCCCTctggctccgcctcttctcaAGAACCGCCCCTTTCTCCGTCCACCGCCTCTAAACCACCTGAGCTCCCAG ATGAACTGGTCCAGGCCGGCTGGTCTAAGTGCTGGTCTCGGAGGGAGAACCGGCCCTATTATTTCAACAGATTCACCAATCAGAGCCTGTGGGAGGTGCCAGCGCTCggtcagcatgatgtcatc TCTGATCCCTTAGGTCTGAACGCGCCTTCAGCAGACGGCGGAGACAGTAACggtcagaggaagaggaggatgtctgaggagcagggggcggggcctaacaGCATCAAGAGAGTCAAG GCGGAGCCCACCACCCCCATCTCTCCCAGCACCCCCGGGGCCAAACCCTGGAACTCCGCCCCCGAGGACAAACCGGCCCAAGCGGCGACGCCCACAACTCCAAGTCCCGCTCCCGCCTCTGCCCCCGCCCCCGCCGTATACAGGCCAGCTGT tatcTACTGGGACCTGGACGCCCAGACCAACGCGGTGATCCGAGAGCATCCTCCCACCAACCACCTGCCCCCCCACCCGGAGATCGAGCTGCAGAGAGCTCAGCTGGTCACCAAGCTCCGGCAGCACTACCACGAGCTGTGTCACCAGAGAGAAG GCATCGACCCGCCCCGGGAGTCCTTCAACCGCTGGCTGCTGGAGAGGAAGGTGATCgacaaaggtcacgaccccttGCTTCCGAGCGACTGCGAGCCCGTCATCTCCCCGTCCATGTTCAGAGAGATCATGAACGACATTCCCATCAG GTTGTCGCGCATCAAGTACAAAGAGGAGGCCCGTAAACTGCTGTTTAAATATGCCGAAGCCGCCAAGAAGATGATCGACTCCAG GAATGCGAGTCCGGAGAGCCGGAAGCTGGTGAAGTGGAACGCTGAAGACACCATGAGCTGGCTGCGCAGAGATCACTCTGCCAGCAAAGAGGACTAcatg gaccgTCTGGAGCACCTGAGGCTCCAGTGTGGTCCTCACCTCACCGCCGTGGCCAAAGACTCTGTGGAGGGGATCTGCTCCAAGATCTACCAGCTGTCTGCCGAGTACAGCCGTCGGTTGAGACAGACACACCTGAGTCTACTCCAGGACCcccccacaggtacacacacacacacacacacacacaaacttgagTCTCCTCCAGGACCcccccacaggtacacacacacacacacacacacacacctgagtctccTCCAGGACCcccccacag aggccaGTGCGTCCCCCCAGCAGTCCCGGCTGGTCTACTGTTACCCGGTGCGTCTGGCCCTCCCCTcgccgcccctcccccgcgtGGAGCTGCACTTTGAGAACGACGTGGCGTGCCTCCGCTTCAGAGGAGAGATGGTCAAGGTCAACAGAGGTCACTTCAGCAAACTG gAGCTGTTGTACAGGTACAGCTGTATAGACGACCCTCGCTTCGAGAAGTTCCTCTCCAGAGTCTGGTGCCTCCTCAAGAGATACCAG gtgatgTTTGGCAGCGGCGCTAACGAGGGCAccggcctgcagggggcgctgccGGTGCCGGTGTTCGAGGCGTTGATCCGACAGTTCGGCGTTTCCTTCGAGTGTTTCGCCTCGCCGCTCAACTGCTACTTCAAACAGTTTGGCTCCGCCTTCCCAGACACCGACGGCTTCTTCGGCTCCAGAGG accgttCCTGTCTTTCTGTCCAGTCAGCGGCTCGTTTGAGGCCAACCCTCCGTTCTGTGAAGAGCTGATGGACACCATGGTGACGCACTTTCAG GCGCTTTTGGAGAAGTCCTCCGAGCCGCTGTCCTTCATCGTCTTCGTCCCCGAGTggcgtgaccccgtgaccccggcGCTGACCCGCATGGAGGCGAGCCGGTTCCTCCGTCACCAGCTGAACATCCCGGCCTTCGAACACGAGTATCGCTCCGGGAGCCAGCACATCTGCAAGAGGTACCGCCGCCGAGCGCCCGCCGTGCCGGTGTCCGTCCCCGCGTGTGAACtctgtgtactttgtgtacttgtgtgtacttccaGAGAGGAGATGTACTACCGGGCGGTCCACGGCACCGCGGTGCTCTTCCTTCAGAACGACGCCGGTTTCGCGAAGTGGGCGCCGACGGCGGAGCGTCTGGCCGAGCTGATGGTGGCGTACCGCCCCTCCACCGCCCGCCCCTCCCCCAGCCCCGCCCCCATTACCCCCGGAGACAAAGACTCCGCCCCCAAGGCGGCTGACAGGACGCAGGGCGAGGTGCTGTCACCTGGTGGCCATGACgataacaacaacagcaacaccaCCAACGACagcggcaacaacaacaacaacaacaacagcagcagtgcTGGTAGTAcgagtagcagcagcagtagcagcaccagtCCTCAAGAAAAGATGGCCAACGTCTaa